The proteins below are encoded in one region of Micromonospora pisi:
- a CDS encoding GlxA family transcriptional regulator, protein MLSKVAVIVLDQVAAFELGVLCEVFGTDRTADGFPGYRFDVCTVDGAPVRSRSGFQLVPEADLTPTEDADLVAVPALYDGTPVPEPVLDALRRAHQRGAYVLSVCSGAFVLGEAGLLDGRECTTHWKYADQLAARFPLARVRCNELYVQDGNLLTGAGTAAGIDACLHLVRQEHGSALATKLARRMVVPPHRDGGQAQFIEAPIPRTPDAPTLEPVLGWLVGHLDQSLTIDDMAARSHMAPRTFARRFRAETGTTPHDWLTNQRILLARRLLEETELGVEAIATRAGFGEAATLRHHFTRRVGTTPHAYRTLFRERV, encoded by the coding sequence ATGCTGAGCAAAGTCGCGGTGATCGTCCTCGACCAGGTGGCCGCCTTCGAACTGGGTGTGCTCTGCGAGGTGTTCGGCACCGACCGGACAGCCGACGGCTTCCCCGGCTACCGCTTCGACGTCTGCACCGTCGACGGTGCCCCGGTACGTAGCCGATCCGGCTTCCAACTGGTGCCCGAGGCGGATCTCACCCCCACCGAGGACGCCGACCTGGTCGCCGTACCGGCCCTGTACGACGGCACGCCCGTCCCCGAGCCGGTGCTCGACGCGCTGCGCCGGGCCCACCAGCGCGGGGCGTACGTGCTCAGCGTCTGCTCCGGCGCCTTCGTGCTGGGCGAGGCCGGGCTGCTCGACGGACGCGAGTGCACTACCCACTGGAAGTACGCCGACCAGCTCGCCGCACGCTTTCCCCTGGCCCGGGTCCGCTGCAACGAGCTGTACGTCCAGGACGGCAACCTGCTCACCGGCGCCGGCACCGCCGCCGGCATCGACGCCTGCCTGCACCTGGTCCGCCAGGAACACGGCTCCGCGCTCGCCACCAAACTGGCCCGGCGGATGGTCGTACCACCGCACCGCGATGGCGGTCAGGCTCAGTTCATCGAGGCACCCATCCCCCGTACGCCGGACGCGCCCACCCTCGAACCGGTGCTCGGCTGGCTGGTCGGCCATCTCGACCAGAGCCTGACCATCGACGACATGGCCGCCCGGTCACACATGGCCCCGCGTACGTTCGCCCGGCGGTTCCGGGCGGAGACCGGCACCACCCCGCACGACTGGCTGACCAACCAGCGGATCCTGCTCGCCCGGCGCCTACTGGAGGAGACCGAACTCGGCGTCGAGGCGATCGCCACCCGGGCCGGCTTCGGTGAGGCCGCCACGCTGCGCCACCACTTCACCCGCCGGGTCGGCACCACCCCGCACGCCTACCGCACCCTCTTCCGCGAACGGGTCTGA
- a CDS encoding zinc-dependent metalloprotease, with translation MAQFVDWDLAAATAGALGKTGPRVSYDEATAVVGDLRQLTDEAAGHVVAYTGLRSQVAHPPVRVVDRKDWAATNIAGLREVITPLVNRLSGDKQPGAISDAIGSRLTGVQAGTVLAYLSGRVLGQYEVFSADPGQLLLVAPNIVEVERKLEAEPRDFRLWVCLHEVTHRTQFTAVPWMRGHFLGEVQAFVDASQAGGEHFTDRLRRGVATLSDSVRNPDSRASVLDIVQTPGQRAVLDRLTALMTLLEGHAEFVMDGVGPEVIPSVERIRAKFNRRRESGNPLEKAIRKLLGVDVKMRQYAEGRKFVHGVVDRVGMEGFNRVFSSPLTLPRLEELADPDAWVNRVHGKAGPTPAAG, from the coding sequence ATGGCGCAGTTCGTGGACTGGGACCTGGCCGCCGCCACCGCTGGCGCGCTGGGTAAGACGGGCCCGAGGGTCTCGTACGACGAGGCCACCGCGGTCGTGGGCGACCTGCGGCAGCTGACCGACGAGGCGGCGGGGCACGTGGTCGCGTACACCGGGCTGCGGTCCCAGGTGGCGCACCCGCCGGTGCGGGTGGTCGATCGCAAGGACTGGGCCGCCACCAACATCGCCGGCCTCCGCGAGGTGATCACGCCACTGGTCAACCGGCTCTCCGGTGACAAGCAGCCCGGCGCGATCAGCGACGCGATCGGCTCCCGGCTCACCGGTGTCCAGGCCGGAACCGTGCTGGCCTACCTCTCCGGTCGGGTCCTCGGCCAGTACGAGGTCTTCTCCGCCGACCCCGGTCAACTCCTCCTGGTCGCGCCGAACATCGTCGAGGTGGAACGGAAACTGGAGGCCGAGCCCCGGGACTTCCGGCTCTGGGTCTGCCTGCACGAGGTCACCCACCGCACCCAGTTCACCGCCGTGCCGTGGATGCGCGGGCACTTCCTCGGCGAGGTGCAGGCGTTCGTCGACGCCTCCCAGGCCGGTGGCGAGCACTTCACCGACCGGCTGCGGCGCGGGGTGGCGACGCTCTCCGACTCGGTCCGTAATCCCGACAGCCGGGCGAGCGTGCTCGACATCGTGCAGACACCCGGCCAGCGTGCCGTGCTGGACCGGCTCACCGCGCTGATGACCCTGCTCGAGGGGCACGCGGAGTTCGTCATGGACGGGGTTGGCCCGGAGGTCATCCCGAGCGTCGAACGGATCCGCGCCAAGTTCAACCGCCGCCGTGAGTCCGGCAACCCGCTGGAGAAGGCGATCCGCAAGCTGCTCGGTGTGGACGTCAAGATGCGCCAGTACGCGGAGGGCCGCAAGTTTGTGCACGGTGTCGTCGACCGGGTCGGCATGGAGGGCTTCAACCGTGTCTTCAGCTCACCGTTGACCCTGCCCCGCCTGGAGGAACTCGCCGATCCGGACGCCTGGGTGAACCGGGTCCACGGCAAGGCCGGCCCGACGCCGGCCGCCGGCTGA
- the folE gene encoding GTP cyclohydrolase I FolE yields the protein MHDASSTEPDNDDTLDYLAARLVDGKLTGSPVEDAVDLLRIEKAVREILIAVGEDPDRDGLVKTPARVARAYAELFAGLRVDPAQVLGTTFEANHSELVLVRDIDVMSLCEHHLLPFRGMAHIGYIPGANGRITGLSKLARLVEVYARRPQVQERLTSQIADLLTEKLQPRGVVVVLECEHMCMAMRGIQKSGAKTITSAVRGSLQEDSRSRAEAMALIMHS from the coding sequence GTGCACGACGCCTCGTCCACCGAGCCCGACAACGACGACACGCTGGACTACCTCGCCGCCCGACTGGTCGACGGCAAGCTCACCGGCAGCCCGGTGGAGGACGCCGTCGACCTGCTACGGATCGAGAAGGCGGTACGCGAGATCCTCATCGCGGTCGGCGAGGACCCCGATCGGGACGGCCTGGTGAAGACCCCGGCCCGGGTCGCCCGGGCGTACGCGGAACTCTTCGCCGGCCTGCGGGTCGATCCCGCCCAGGTGCTCGGCACCACCTTCGAGGCCAACCACAGCGAGCTGGTGCTGGTCCGCGACATCGACGTGATGAGCCTCTGTGAGCACCACCTGCTCCCGTTCCGGGGAATGGCCCACATCGGCTACATCCCGGGTGCCAACGGGCGGATCACCGGCCTTTCCAAGCTGGCCCGCCTGGTCGAGGTCTACGCCCGGCGACCACAGGTCCAGGAGCGGCTGACCAGCCAGATCGCCGACCTGCTCACCGAGAAGCTGCAACCACGCGGTGTGGTCGTCGTACTCGAGTGCGAACACATGTGCATGGCGATGCGGGGCATCCAGAAGTCCGGTGCCAAGACCATCACCTCAGCGGTACGCGGCTCGCTCCAGGAGGACTCGAGGTCCCGCGCCGAGGCGATGGCCCTGATCATGCACTCCTAG
- a CDS encoding gamma-glutamyltransferase family protein translates to MAHPRQPLYAPHGAVATSQPLAAAAGLAVLRKGGTAVDAALATAIALTVVQPGSNDIGGDLFAIVWDGERLHGLNASGRSPAALTREAVLAATDGLGAAPATALGGAQASGPAMPARGWLPVTVPGAPAGWRDLHDRFGVLPFADLFADAIGYAENGYPVSPNVAAGWARSVEIQAELTGPEFDEWSKVFTVDGKRAPRPGERWRNPDAARTLRRIAATNADAFYRGEIAEALAGYAARTGGLLTADDLARHTSTWVQPIKAGYRGHEVWELPPNGQGVAALLALNILDGVDLTGMSLADRLHWQIEAMKLGFADAHAYVADPEKVAVPTEELLSPEYAATRRELITDRAGTPEPGSPGRGGTVYLCAADSGGMMVSLIQSNYLAFGSHVVLPGFGFGLQNRGTGFSLDPAHPNVVAPNKRPYHTIIPGFLTRGGEPVGPFGVMGGHMQPQGHLQLVSHTVDDGLDPQAALNAPRWYWHADRSVLVEPDLLNARSGPMAIGELRQRGHALAVADDDDSPPFGYGQAIWRLPEGGYVAGSDPRADGCAVVY, encoded by the coding sequence ATGGCACATCCCCGTCAACCCCTCTACGCGCCGCACGGCGCGGTCGCGACCAGTCAACCGCTCGCCGCCGCCGCCGGGCTGGCCGTACTCCGTAAAGGTGGCACCGCGGTCGACGCGGCGCTCGCCACCGCGATCGCCCTGACCGTGGTCCAACCCGGTTCCAACGACATCGGCGGCGACCTGTTCGCCATCGTCTGGGACGGCGAGCGGCTGCACGGCCTGAACGCCTCGGGCCGCTCCCCGGCGGCCCTGACCAGGGAGGCGGTGCTCGCCGCCACCGACGGCCTGGGAGCGGCGCCGGCGACCGCGCTCGGCGGGGCACAGGCGTCCGGCCCGGCGATGCCGGCCCGGGGGTGGCTGCCGGTGACGGTTCCCGGCGCCCCGGCGGGCTGGCGGGACCTGCACGACCGGTTCGGAGTGCTGCCCTTCGCCGACCTCTTCGCCGACGCGATCGGCTACGCCGAGAACGGCTACCCGGTCTCGCCGAACGTGGCCGCCGGCTGGGCTCGCTCGGTGGAGATCCAGGCGGAGCTCACCGGCCCGGAGTTCGACGAGTGGTCCAAGGTCTTCACCGTGGACGGCAAGCGGGCTCCCCGCCCGGGCGAGCGTTGGCGCAATCCGGACGCGGCACGCACCCTGCGGCGGATCGCCGCCACCAACGCGGACGCCTTCTACCGGGGCGAGATCGCCGAGGCGTTGGCCGGGTACGCGGCGCGGACCGGCGGTCTGCTCACCGCCGACGACCTCGCCCGGCACACCTCGACCTGGGTCCAGCCGATCAAGGCCGGGTACCGGGGGCACGAGGTGTGGGAGTTGCCGCCGAACGGGCAGGGTGTGGCCGCGCTGCTCGCCCTGAACATCCTCGACGGGGTGGACCTGACCGGGATGTCCCTCGCCGACCGGCTGCACTGGCAGATCGAGGCGATGAAGCTCGGCTTCGCCGACGCGCACGCGTACGTGGCCGACCCGGAGAAGGTCGCCGTACCGACCGAGGAGCTGCTCAGCCCGGAGTACGCGGCCACCCGGCGAGAGCTGATCACCGACCGGGCCGGTACGCCGGAGCCGGGAAGCCCGGGGCGGGGCGGCACCGTCTACCTCTGTGCGGCCGACTCGGGCGGGATGATGGTGAGCCTGATCCAGTCCAACTACCTGGCATTCGGCTCGCACGTGGTGCTGCCCGGATTCGGTTTCGGGCTGCAGAACCGGGGCACCGGGTTCAGCCTCGACCCGGCGCACCCGAACGTGGTCGCGCCGAACAAGCGCCCGTACCACACCATCATCCCGGGCTTCCTGACTCGTGGCGGCGAGCCGGTCGGCCCGTTCGGGGTGATGGGTGGTCACATGCAACCGCAGGGGCACCTGCAGTTGGTGTCGCACACGGTCGACGACGGCCTCGATCCGCAGGCGGCGCTGAACGCTCCCCGCTGGTACTGGCACGCCGACCGGTCGGTGCTGGTCGAGCCGGACCTGCTGAACGCCCGTTCGGGGCCGATGGCAATCGGTGAGCTGCGCCAGCGCGGCCACGCGCTCGCGGTCGCGGACGACGACGACTCGCCGCCGTTCGGCTACGGCCAGGCGATCTGGCGGCTGCCGGAGGGCGGCTACGTCGCCGGCTCCGATCCCCGCGCCGACGGCTGCGCCGTCGTCTACTAG
- a CDS encoding FtsK/SpoIIIE domain-containing protein has product MKTRTSQAAALHRQAAATAVAAATTLDATQPAPADQREQHELAERLRAAAAALVPGWLGAPLGAQAVDTPLGGPGLPGFVRVGIAQPLDDARFPAVVPLLGTGHLTIDADARDPRVSGLVRAVLLRLLAAAPAGSLLVRAVDAATAGRLFAPFAPLADAGLMPPPATDRAGLRAILTEAEQWVRPARPHSDRGRRHERTLLLVIASLPELTESADLVRIGALAQHGPAAGLHLMIAGWPPPPLTAETTQPPLADSTMIALRNPYALVGDPPGASFGSPGEHLPSTGLNSPVFLDEDPPAQLFQRVCQELAARVNANSRPHLADLLPEGADGLWTADPAEGLVTTVGRDGEIPVTLRFNELTPHWLVSGRPGAGKSAFLVNVIYGLCAHYSPDDLMLYLLDFAEGSSFEEVVPAGHDPSWLPHARVVGMECDREYGLAVLDELDAEVTRRAALAESAGVTRFADLRARHRMPRILCVLDSFRFLLDAEDDADPQARRRLESLARRSRPYGVHLVLVNRAVSDPAPGYGQRDSVYAQFPVRVALPGGGEVLEPTNDAAAGLPMGSAVVNTAGGLGGPRGATRGHERVVQFPDPQVDPGALAALRQRLWQARAADALPPTIFVGYAEQALTEDPGYLAAAAGLSAGPAALVGRVLAPALETAAISFDKSSARHLVVLGPAGADVLDVAARSLAAHLPSGAGRFVVASLAPGTVGPASRLAADLTSERHEVLMVDATGLDRVLDQEEPGYLVLFGLDGLAPTALPTDRLAVLLREWPNRGVHLLAWAERPGRLAGVLGVEPATAQGAIDSGGGGATGPAGDRAAGALVSDLVLLGLPEAELAGLLGRPVVRPRRGRALWHDRRADRTTMIVPFVLPEVLR; this is encoded by the coding sequence GTGAAGACGAGGACCAGTCAAGCGGCGGCGCTGCACCGCCAGGCCGCGGCCACCGCGGTGGCCGCCGCCACCACCTTGGACGCGACCCAGCCGGCCCCGGCAGACCAGCGGGAGCAGCACGAACTCGCGGAGCGGCTTCGGGCCGCCGCGGCTGCACTGGTGCCCGGTTGGCTCGGCGCACCACTGGGCGCGCAGGCGGTGGACACCCCGCTGGGCGGCCCCGGGCTCCCCGGCTTCGTCCGGGTCGGCATCGCACAACCACTCGACGACGCCCGGTTCCCGGCGGTCGTACCGCTGCTCGGCACCGGCCACCTCACCATCGACGCGGACGCTCGCGACCCCCGGGTGTCCGGCCTGGTCCGCGCGGTCCTGCTCCGGTTGCTGGCCGCCGCCCCCGCCGGCTCGCTGCTGGTACGGGCGGTGGACGCGGCCACCGCCGGCCGACTCTTCGCGCCGTTCGCGCCGCTGGCCGACGCCGGCCTCATGCCGCCGCCGGCAACCGACCGGGCCGGTCTGCGGGCCATCCTGACCGAGGCCGAGCAGTGGGTACGGCCCGCCCGCCCGCACTCCGACCGGGGCCGCCGCCACGAGCGCACCCTGCTGCTGGTGATCGCCTCGCTGCCCGAGCTGACCGAGTCGGCGGACCTGGTCCGCATCGGCGCCCTGGCCCAGCATGGTCCCGCGGCCGGGCTGCACCTGATGATCGCGGGCTGGCCGCCACCACCGCTGACCGCGGAGACCACCCAACCTCCCCTGGCCGACAGCACGATGATCGCTTTGCGCAACCCGTACGCGCTGGTCGGTGACCCGCCCGGCGCCTCGTTCGGCAGCCCGGGTGAACACCTGCCCTCCACCGGGCTCAACTCTCCGGTCTTCCTCGACGAGGACCCGCCGGCGCAGCTCTTCCAACGCGTCTGCCAGGAGTTGGCCGCGCGGGTCAACGCGAACTCACGCCCGCACCTGGCCGACCTGCTGCCCGAAGGGGCGGACGGCCTCTGGACAGCGGATCCGGCCGAGGGTCTGGTCACCACGGTCGGCCGGGACGGCGAGATCCCGGTGACGCTGCGGTTCAACGAACTCACCCCGCACTGGCTGGTCAGTGGGCGCCCCGGTGCCGGCAAGTCCGCGTTCCTGGTCAACGTGATCTACGGTCTCTGCGCCCACTACTCTCCCGACGATCTGATGCTCTACCTGCTCGACTTCGCCGAGGGATCGTCGTTCGAGGAGGTCGTTCCGGCGGGTCACGATCCGTCGTGGCTGCCGCACGCGCGGGTGGTCGGGATGGAGTGCGACCGGGAGTACGGACTGGCCGTGCTCGACGAACTCGACGCGGAGGTGACCCGGCGCGCGGCCCTGGCCGAGTCCGCCGGCGTCACCCGGTTCGCCGACCTGCGCGCCCGGCACCGGATGCCGCGGATCCTCTGCGTGCTGGACAGCTTCCGGTTCCTGCTGGACGCCGAGGACGACGCTGACCCGCAGGCCCGCCGCCGACTCGAGTCGCTGGCCCGCCGCAGCCGTCCGTACGGCGTACATCTGGTCCTGGTGAACCGGGCCGTCTCCGATCCGGCGCCGGGATACGGACAGCGGGACTCGGTGTACGCCCAGTTCCCGGTCCGGGTGGCGCTGCCCGGCGGTGGTGAGGTGCTGGAGCCGACAAACGACGCGGCGGCCGGTCTGCCGATGGGCAGTGCGGTGGTCAACACGGCGGGCGGGTTGGGTGGCCCACGCGGCGCCACCCGGGGACACGAGCGCGTGGTCCAGTTCCCCGACCCGCAGGTCGACCCCGGCGCACTGGCTGCGCTACGGCAGCGACTCTGGCAGGCACGGGCGGCGGACGCCTTACCGCCGACGATCTTCGTCGGGTACGCGGAGCAGGCGCTGACCGAGGATCCCGGCTACCTGGCGGCGGCTGCGGGCCTGAGCGCCGGACCGGCCGCCCTGGTCGGCCGGGTGCTCGCACCGGCGCTCGAGACCGCCGCGATCTCGTTCGACAAGTCAAGCGCGCGGCACCTGGTGGTCCTCGGCCCGGCCGGGGCCGACGTACTCGACGTGGCGGCGCGCAGCCTGGCCGCGCACCTGCCGAGCGGCGCCGGCCGGTTCGTGGTCGCGTCTCTCGCGCCGGGGACGGTCGGTCCGGCGAGCCGGCTCGCCGCCGACCTCACCAGCGAGCGACACGAGGTGCTGATGGTCGACGCCACCGGGCTGGATCGCGTGCTCGACCAGGAGGAACCCGGCTACCTGGTGCTCTTCGGTCTGGACGGGCTCGCACCGACGGCTCTGCCCACCGACCGGCTCGCCGTGCTGCTGCGCGAGTGGCCGAATCGCGGCGTGCACCTGCTGGCCTGGGCGGAGCGGCCCGGTCGCCTCGCCGGGGTTCTCGGCGTTGAACCGGCCACCGCCCAGGGCGCCATCGACTCCGGCGGGGGTGGCGCGACCGGGCCGGCCGGTGACCGGGCCGCCGGTGCCCTGGTCAGCGATCTGGTCCTGCTGGGACTCCCGGAAGCCGAACTGGCCGGACTGCTCGGCCGCCCCGTCGTACGGCCACGCCGTGGTCGGGCACTGTGGCATGACCGGCGGGCCGACCGGACCACCATGATCGTCCCGTTCGTCCTTCCGGAGGTGCTCCGGTGA
- the ftsH gene encoding ATP-dependent zinc metalloprotease FtsH, which translates to MERTRFFRRPVVWIILVIIGAIALSSFFTGGPSYHKVDTSVALDQLHTASIKKAVFQDKEQTLQLDLANKTKFGDTTTDRIQAQFPAEIGRDVWNQVEAAKAANRITGPADTKVSSDNVFLTLLVNLLPIAVLVILLLLFMSQMQGGGSRVLNFGKSKAKMITKDTPKTTFADVAGSEEAVEELHEIKDFLQNPAKYQALGAKIPKGVLLFGPPGTGKTLLARAVAGEAGVPFYSISGSDFVEMFVGVGASRVRDLFEQAKSNAPAIVFVDEIDAVGRHRGAGMGGGHDEREQTLNQLLVEMDGFDTKGGVILIAATNRPDILDPALLRPGRFDRQIAVDTPDMEGRKAILRVHAKGKPFSPDVDLDAVARRTPGFTGADLANVINESALLTARGNKRAISNDSLEESIDRVIAGPQRRTRVMSDQEKKITAYHEGGHALVAWALPHSAPVHKVTILSRGRSLGHTLVLPTEDKYTQTRAEMVDTLAYALGGRAAEELVFHEPTTGAGNDIEKATALARAMITQYGMSSKLGAIKYGTTGDEPFLGRNMGHERDYSDSVAAEIDAEMRALVELAHDEAWEILVEYRDVLDNIVLELMEKETLSTADMARICARVVKRPPLAPYNGFGKRQPSTEPPVLTPAEKDKLKAQAEADGAEATVGGGGATPPAPNSDGPH; encoded by the coding sequence ATGGAACGTACGCGTTTCTTCCGCCGCCCGGTGGTCTGGATCATCCTGGTGATCATCGGTGCGATCGCGCTCAGCTCGTTCTTCACCGGCGGCCCGAGCTACCACAAGGTCGACACCTCGGTCGCCCTTGATCAGCTCCACACGGCCAGTATCAAGAAGGCGGTCTTCCAGGACAAGGAGCAGACGCTCCAGCTCGACCTGGCCAACAAGACCAAGTTCGGCGACACCACTACCGATCGGATCCAGGCCCAGTTCCCGGCCGAGATCGGCCGTGACGTCTGGAACCAGGTCGAGGCGGCCAAGGCGGCGAACCGGATCACCGGTCCCGCCGACACCAAGGTGTCCAGTGACAACGTCTTCCTGACGCTCCTGGTCAACCTGCTGCCCATCGCCGTACTGGTGATCCTGCTGCTGCTGTTCATGTCGCAGATGCAGGGCGGTGGGTCCCGGGTGCTCAACTTCGGCAAGTCCAAGGCGAAGATGATCACCAAGGACACCCCGAAGACGACCTTCGCCGACGTCGCCGGCTCGGAAGAGGCGGTCGAGGAACTCCACGAGATCAAGGACTTCCTCCAGAACCCGGCGAAGTACCAGGCGCTCGGTGCCAAGATCCCCAAGGGCGTACTGCTCTTCGGGCCGCCCGGAACCGGAAAGACCCTGCTTGCGCGGGCGGTCGCCGGTGAGGCGGGGGTGCCGTTCTACTCGATCTCCGGTTCCGACTTCGTCGAGATGTTCGTCGGTGTCGGCGCGAGCCGGGTCCGTGACCTGTTCGAGCAGGCGAAGTCGAACGCTCCGGCGATCGTCTTCGTCGACGAGATCGACGCGGTCGGCCGGCACCGGGGCGCTGGCATGGGTGGTGGCCACGACGAACGTGAGCAGACCCTCAACCAGCTTCTGGTCGAGATGGACGGCTTCGACACCAAGGGCGGCGTGATCCTGATCGCCGCGACCAACCGGCCGGACATCCTCGACCCGGCGCTGCTGCGCCCGGGCCGCTTCGACCGGCAGATCGCGGTGGACACCCCGGACATGGAGGGCCGCAAGGCGATCCTCCGGGTACACGCCAAGGGCAAGCCGTTCTCGCCCGACGTCGACCTTGACGCGGTGGCTCGCCGTACCCCGGGCTTCACCGGTGCCGACCTGGCGAACGTGATCAACGAGTCGGCGCTGCTGACCGCCCGTGGCAACAAGCGGGCGATCTCCAACGATTCGCTCGAGGAGTCGATCGACCGTGTGATCGCCGGCCCGCAGCGGCGTACCCGGGTGATGAGCGACCAGGAGAAGAAGATCACCGCGTACCACGAGGGTGGACACGCGCTGGTGGCCTGGGCGCTGCCGCACTCCGCGCCGGTGCACAAGGTGACGATCCTGTCCCGGGGACGTTCGCTCGGCCACACCCTGGTGCTGCCGACCGAGGACAAGTACACCCAGACCCGGGCCGAGATGGTCGACACGCTGGCGTACGCGCTCGGTGGTCGGGCAGCCGAGGAACTCGTCTTCCACGAGCCCACCACGGGTGCCGGCAACGACATCGAGAAGGCCACCGCACTGGCCCGCGCGATGATCACCCAGTACGGCATGAGCTCGAAGCTGGGCGCGATCAAGTACGGCACCACCGGTGACGAACCGTTCCTCGGCCGCAACATGGGCCACGAGCGGGACTACTCCGACTCGGTCGCCGCCGAGATCGACGCCGAGATGCGCGCGCTGGTCGAACTGGCCCACGACGAGGCCTGGGAGATCCTGGTCGAGTACCGCGACGTGCTCGACAACATCGTGCTCGAGCTGATGGAGAAGGAAACCCTCTCCACCGCCGACATGGCCCGGATCTGCGCCCGGGTGGTCAAGCGTCCGCCGCTCGCCCCGTACAACGGGTTCGGCAAGCGGCAGCCGTCGACCGAGCCCCCGGTGCTCACCCCGGCTGAGAAGGACAAGCTCAAGGCGCAGGCCGAGGCGGACGGCGCCGAGGCGACCGTCGGTGGCGGCGGTGCCACGCCGCCCGCGCCCAACTCGGACGGCCCGCACTGA
- a CDS encoding M23 family metallopeptidase, producing MSDDQDPAANARRRRLPALAIALTAALALLCCTGGTGALLFSEFLGKSDDPVLNTFGCGQDKPIEIKDGLPIIEPYDAAQMRNAAVIINVGAQMRVPPRGWVIAVATAMQESRLSNLPHLGASNDHDSIGLFQQRPSQGWGTPQQLLDPEYTSRKFYEKLLEVRGWQKKRLTDAAQRVQRSAFPDAYAKHEAIATQIVNALTKGAARAAGAGVPVNGADLRCAAGADIAASGWTLPIPGAVGSGFRTASRPSHNGVDIGAAKGTEIRAAASGRVLVARCDPDRGGVRSCDVDGFPGKGGCGWFVDILHANQIITRYCHMVRKPLVNVNDMVEAGQVIGNVGSSGNSSGPHLHFEVHVKGDRSSRGAINPVPFMRDRGATLQGNG from the coding sequence ATGAGCGACGACCAGGATCCCGCGGCGAACGCCCGGCGCAGGCGACTGCCGGCGCTGGCCATCGCGCTCACCGCCGCGCTGGCGCTGCTCTGCTGCACCGGGGGGACCGGTGCGCTGCTCTTCTCCGAGTTCCTCGGAAAGTCCGACGACCCGGTGCTCAACACCTTCGGCTGCGGCCAGGACAAGCCGATCGAAATCAAGGACGGCCTGCCGATCATCGAGCCGTACGACGCGGCCCAGATGCGCAACGCCGCGGTCATCATCAACGTCGGTGCGCAGATGCGGGTTCCTCCACGGGGCTGGGTGATCGCGGTGGCGACCGCCATGCAGGAGTCCCGGCTGAGCAACCTGCCCCACCTCGGCGCCAGCAACGACCACGACTCGATCGGCCTGTTCCAGCAGCGGCCCTCGCAGGGCTGGGGTACACCCCAGCAGCTGCTGGATCCCGAGTACACGTCGCGCAAGTTCTACGAGAAGCTGCTGGAGGTACGCGGCTGGCAGAAGAAACGGCTGACCGATGCCGCGCAGCGGGTCCAGCGCAGCGCCTTCCCCGACGCGTACGCCAAACACGAGGCGATCGCCACCCAGATCGTGAACGCACTCACCAAGGGTGCCGCCCGTGCGGCTGGCGCCGGTGTGCCGGTGAACGGTGCCGATCTGCGGTGCGCAGCTGGTGCGGACATCGCCGCCTCCGGTTGGACCCTGCCCATCCCGGGCGCGGTCGGGTCCGGCTTCCGCACCGCCTCGCGGCCGTCGCACAACGGGGTCGACATCGGTGCGGCGAAGGGGACCGAGATCCGCGCCGCGGCGAGTGGACGGGTGCTGGTGGCCCGCTGTGATCCCGACCGGGGCGGCGTACGCAGTTGTGACGTCGACGGATTCCCCGGCAAGGGTGGCTGCGGCTGGTTCGTCGACATCCTGCACGCCAATCAGATCATCACGCGATACTGTCACATGGTCAGAAAGCCACTGGTGAACGTGAACGACATGGTGGAGGCCGGACAGGTGATCGGCAATGTCGGCTCAAGCGGTAACTCCTCCGGGCCGCACCTGCACTTCGAGGTGCACGTGAAGGGCGACCGGAGCAGTCGGGGTGCGATCAACCCGGTGCCGTTCATGCGGGATCGCGGCGCGACCTTGCAGGGGAACGGATGA
- the hpt gene encoding hypoxanthine phosphoribosyltransferase, whose product MADGSWYDADIDHVIISEEEIREKTEELAKQVSADYASVDDGLLLVCVLKGAVMFMADFARALGRHGPPSELEFMAVSSYGQGTTSSGVVRILKDLDRDIAGRHVMVVEDIVDSGLTLSWLLRYLESRSAASVEVVALFRKPDAIKVHVPVKYVGFDIPSEFVVGYGLDFGERYRELPYVGVLKPEVYTRS is encoded by the coding sequence ATGGCTGACGGCTCCTGGTATGACGCCGACATCGATCACGTGATCATCTCTGAGGAGGAGATCCGCGAGAAGACCGAGGAACTGGCCAAGCAGGTCTCGGCCGACTACGCCTCGGTCGACGACGGGCTGCTGCTGGTATGCGTCCTGAAGGGCGCGGTCATGTTCATGGCCGACTTCGCGCGGGCGCTGGGGCGGCACGGCCCCCCGTCCGAGCTGGAGTTCATGGCCGTCTCCTCGTACGGCCAGGGGACCACCTCCTCGGGCGTGGTGCGCATCCTGAAGGACCTGGACCGCGACATCGCCGGCCGGCACGTGATGGTGGTCGAGGACATCGTCGACTCCGGGTTGACCCTTTCCTGGCTGCTCCGGTACCTCGAGTCCCGTTCGGCGGCGAGCGTCGAGGTGGTCGCCCTCTTCCGTAAGCCGGATGCGATCAAGGTCCACGTCCCGGTCAAGTACGTCGGTTTCGACATCCCGAGCGAGTTCGTGGTCGGTTACGGGCTCGACTTCGGCGAGCGGTACCGCGAGCTGCCCTACGTCGGAGTGTTGAAGCCCGAGGTCTACACCCGGTCCTGA